In Lacerta agilis isolate rLacAgi1 chromosome 1, rLacAgi1.pri, whole genome shotgun sequence, the following proteins share a genomic window:
- the ANKZF1 gene encoding ankyrin repeat and zinc finger domain-containing protein 1 isoform X2 — protein sequence MQPAETLSVFDAAQNAALMNGLCLVTESSGVVTSMAIPVTKGPNRPSRILEVSDRMYCSACSKAFDNREEQTEHYRLDWHRFNLKQRLLGHRMLTAEEFEAKTQAGDVSSISGSDSSDSDSDSESEPPFYPNSEGSHQSPSPCPRFQRVLFRNAQGQLISVYRCVLNTMKGSVEEPEELVASLQRQSSGTSWVILMAGGGHFAGAVFKGNEVLEHKTFHRYTVRARRGTAQAVRDAQGSMPKSAGATLRRYNEAALLKDIQELLANWTGHLQGAECIFLRAPRTNRARFFGSKNGPLQRDDPRIRGIPFTTRRATFHEVQRVHGVLSSVQVYGKDTAVADLIASPRKSWKKVLPLDEASSQSQDTISAAKPEKEEEEEESLQQLELVEQTLSTLELREFEVEPKLNRKKRRKKPKTLMESSTETSGGVKEPKALLPRTEESSKTQNCLKYDGLSTSLQDALFTACKMGDLKALQHLLGIDNSTADKADDCNGITPQQLLNSPLDESGWTLLHVAAAAGRSTVVRLLLEMGADPSLRDRQEQPPYCVSANKQTRNEFRRFRGEQPEKYDYDRAQVPGPLTAEMEARQAERRQAQKAQRKQREKEKREAQQLLEQEEDEKRSFALLSDREKRALAAERRLASQLKDSSATLTNTRRCWLCGESLLGRIPFHYLDFSFCSTNCLRTHRQANAALS from the exons ATGCAGCCTGCTGAGACCTTGTCTGTGTTTGACGCAGCTCAGAATGCAGCTTTAATGAATGGACTTTGCCTTGTTACTGAATCATCAGGAGTCGTCACATCGATGGCCATTCCAG TGACTAAGGGACCAAATCGACCTAGTAGGATCTTAGAGGTGTCAGACAGGATGTACTGCTCTGCCTGCtcaaaagcctttgacaatagaGAGGAGCAG ACTGAGCATTATCGACTAGATTGGCATCGTTTCAACCTAAAGCAGCGGCTCCTGGGTCACCGCATGCTCACAGCTGAAGAATTTGAGGCAAAGACTCAAGCAG GTGATGTCTCCAGCATCTCTGGGTCGGATTCCAGTGACTCTGACTCGGACAGTGAATCTGAACCACCATTTTACCCCAACAGTGAAGGCAGTCATCAGAGCCCCTCTCCATGTCCACGCTTCCAGCGGGTCCTGTTCAGAAATGCCCAAGGCCAGCTCATCTCAGTCTATCGCTGTGTGCTGAACACTATGAAG GGCAGTGTGGAGGAGCCTGAAGAGCTAGTGGCGTCCCTTCAGAGACAGAGCTCAGGAACCTCCTGGGTGATCCTAATGGCTGGTGGGGGACACTTTGCAGGAGCTGTCTTTAAGGG AAATGAGGTGCTGGAGCATAAGACGTTCCATCGGTATACAGTGCGAGCTCGCCGTGGGACAGCCCAAGCAGTGAGAGATGCTCAAGGGTCTATGCCAAAATCTGCTGGGGCCACGCTGCGGCGCTACAATGAGGCTGCCTTGCTCAAG GATATTCAGGAGTTGTTGGCCAACTGGACAGGGCATTTGCAAGGAGCAGAGTGTATCTTCCTTCGTGCCCCTCGCACCAACCGAGCTCGTTTTTTTGGCAGCAAAAATGGCCCTCTTCAGCGAGATGATCCCCGTATCCGGGGCATTCCTTTCACCACCCGGAGAGCCACCTTCCACGAGGTGCAACGGGTGCATGGGGTTCTGAGCAGTGTGCAAGTATATG GCAAAGACACAGCAGTGGCAGATTTGATTGCCTCCCCTCGGAAGAGCTGGAAAAAGGTCCTTCCTTTGGATGAAGCATCTTCACAGAGTCAAGACACTA TCTCTGCAGCAAAgccagaaaaggaggaggaggaagaggaaagtctGCAGCAGCTGGAGTTGGTGGAGCAGACACTGAGTACACTGGAACTCCGAGAATTTGAAGTGGAACCAAAATTAAATcgcaagaagagaaggaagaaaccGAAAACACTGATGG AGTCCTCCACTGAGACTTCAGGAGGTGTGAAAGAGCCCAAGGCTTTGTTGCCCAGAACAGAGGAGTCATCCAAGACCCAGAATTGTCTGAAATATGATG gTCTTAGCACATCGTTACAAGATGCCTTGTTCACAGCATGTAAGATGGGAGACCTGAAGGCACTACAGCATCTTCTGGGGATAGATAATAGCACAGCAGATAAAGCAGATGACTGCAATGGTATCACCCCGCAGCAATTGCTCAACTCACCCCTGGATGAGAGTGGCTGGACCCTTTTGCATGTGGCGGCAGCAGCTGGAAGGAGTACAGTTGTGCGGCTGCTGTTGGAGATGGGGGCTGACCCATCCCTTAG AGACAGACAGGAACAGCCTCCATACTGTGTTTCTGCCAATAAACAAACTCGTAATGAATTCCGAAGGTTCAGGGGTGAACAGCCTGAGAAATATGACTACGACCGGGCCCAG GTGCCTGGACCCCTGACGGCAGAAATGGAAGCCAGGCAGGCAGAACGCCGCCAAGCACAAAAGGCCCAGCGGAAGCAGCGTGAGAAAGAGAAACGAGAGGCACAGCAGCTGCTTGAGCAAGAAGAGGATGAGAAACGGTCCTTTGCCCTGCTGAGTGATCGTGAGAAG CGTGCATTGGCAGCTGAGAGGAGACTTGCTTCCCAACTAAAAGACTCCAGTGCAACTCTTACCAATACCAG GCGCTGTTGGCTATGTGGGGAGTCGCTACtgggccgcattcccttccaTTACCTTGACTTCTCCTTCTGCTCCACGAATTGTCTGCGAACTCATCGACAAGCAAATGCTGCCCTGTCCTag
- the ANKZF1 gene encoding ankyrin repeat and zinc finger domain-containing protein 1 isoform X1 yields MQPAETLSVFDAAQNAALMNGLCLVTESSGVVTSMAIPVTKGPNRPSRILEVSDRMYCSACSKAFDNREEQTEHYRLDWHRFNLKQRLLGHRMLTAEEFEAKTQAGDVSSISGSDSSDSDSDSESEPPFYPNSEGSHQSPSPCPRFQRVLFRNAQGQLISVYRCVLNTMKGSVEEPEELVASLQRQSSGTSWVILMAGGGHFAGAVFKGNEVLEHKTFHRYTVRARRGTAQAVRDAQGSMPKSAGATLRRYNEAALLKDIQELLANWTGHLQGAECIFLRAPRTNRARFFGSKNGPLQRDDPRIRGIPFTTRRATFHEVQRVHGVLSSVQVYGKDTAVADLIASPRKSWKKVLPLDEASSQSQDTISAAKPEKEEEEEESLQQLELVEQTLSTLELREFEVEPKLNRKKRRKKPKTLMAESSTETSGGVKEPKALLPRTEESSKTQNCLKYDGLSTSLQDALFTACKMGDLKALQHLLGIDNSTADKADDCNGITPQQLLNSPLDESGWTLLHVAAAAGRSTVVRLLLEMGADPSLRDRQEQPPYCVSANKQTRNEFRRFRGEQPEKYDYDRAQVPGPLTAEMEARQAERRQAQKAQRKQREKEKREAQQLLEQEEDEKRSFALLSDREKRALAAERRLASQLKDSSATLTNTRRCWLCGESLLGRIPFHYLDFSFCSTNCLRTHRQANAALS; encoded by the exons ATGCAGCCTGCTGAGACCTTGTCTGTGTTTGACGCAGCTCAGAATGCAGCTTTAATGAATGGACTTTGCCTTGTTACTGAATCATCAGGAGTCGTCACATCGATGGCCATTCCAG TGACTAAGGGACCAAATCGACCTAGTAGGATCTTAGAGGTGTCAGACAGGATGTACTGCTCTGCCTGCtcaaaagcctttgacaatagaGAGGAGCAG ACTGAGCATTATCGACTAGATTGGCATCGTTTCAACCTAAAGCAGCGGCTCCTGGGTCACCGCATGCTCACAGCTGAAGAATTTGAGGCAAAGACTCAAGCAG GTGATGTCTCCAGCATCTCTGGGTCGGATTCCAGTGACTCTGACTCGGACAGTGAATCTGAACCACCATTTTACCCCAACAGTGAAGGCAGTCATCAGAGCCCCTCTCCATGTCCACGCTTCCAGCGGGTCCTGTTCAGAAATGCCCAAGGCCAGCTCATCTCAGTCTATCGCTGTGTGCTGAACACTATGAAG GGCAGTGTGGAGGAGCCTGAAGAGCTAGTGGCGTCCCTTCAGAGACAGAGCTCAGGAACCTCCTGGGTGATCCTAATGGCTGGTGGGGGACACTTTGCAGGAGCTGTCTTTAAGGG AAATGAGGTGCTGGAGCATAAGACGTTCCATCGGTATACAGTGCGAGCTCGCCGTGGGACAGCCCAAGCAGTGAGAGATGCTCAAGGGTCTATGCCAAAATCTGCTGGGGCCACGCTGCGGCGCTACAATGAGGCTGCCTTGCTCAAG GATATTCAGGAGTTGTTGGCCAACTGGACAGGGCATTTGCAAGGAGCAGAGTGTATCTTCCTTCGTGCCCCTCGCACCAACCGAGCTCGTTTTTTTGGCAGCAAAAATGGCCCTCTTCAGCGAGATGATCCCCGTATCCGGGGCATTCCTTTCACCACCCGGAGAGCCACCTTCCACGAGGTGCAACGGGTGCATGGGGTTCTGAGCAGTGTGCAAGTATATG GCAAAGACACAGCAGTGGCAGATTTGATTGCCTCCCCTCGGAAGAGCTGGAAAAAGGTCCTTCCTTTGGATGAAGCATCTTCACAGAGTCAAGACACTA TCTCTGCAGCAAAgccagaaaaggaggaggaggaagaggaaagtctGCAGCAGCTGGAGTTGGTGGAGCAGACACTGAGTACACTGGAACTCCGAGAATTTGAAGTGGAACCAAAATTAAATcgcaagaagagaaggaagaaaccGAAAACACTGATGG CAGAGTCCTCCACTGAGACTTCAGGAGGTGTGAAAGAGCCCAAGGCTTTGTTGCCCAGAACAGAGGAGTCATCCAAGACCCAGAATTGTCTGAAATATGATG gTCTTAGCACATCGTTACAAGATGCCTTGTTCACAGCATGTAAGATGGGAGACCTGAAGGCACTACAGCATCTTCTGGGGATAGATAATAGCACAGCAGATAAAGCAGATGACTGCAATGGTATCACCCCGCAGCAATTGCTCAACTCACCCCTGGATGAGAGTGGCTGGACCCTTTTGCATGTGGCGGCAGCAGCTGGAAGGAGTACAGTTGTGCGGCTGCTGTTGGAGATGGGGGCTGACCCATCCCTTAG AGACAGACAGGAACAGCCTCCATACTGTGTTTCTGCCAATAAACAAACTCGTAATGAATTCCGAAGGTTCAGGGGTGAACAGCCTGAGAAATATGACTACGACCGGGCCCAG GTGCCTGGACCCCTGACGGCAGAAATGGAAGCCAGGCAGGCAGAACGCCGCCAAGCACAAAAGGCCCAGCGGAAGCAGCGTGAGAAAGAGAAACGAGAGGCACAGCAGCTGCTTGAGCAAGAAGAGGATGAGAAACGGTCCTTTGCCCTGCTGAGTGATCGTGAGAAG CGTGCATTGGCAGCTGAGAGGAGACTTGCTTCCCAACTAAAAGACTCCAGTGCAACTCTTACCAATACCAG GCGCTGTTGGCTATGTGGGGAGTCGCTACtgggccgcattcccttccaTTACCTTGACTTCTCCTTCTGCTCCACGAATTGTCTGCGAACTCATCGACAAGCAAATGCTGCCCTGTCCTag